Proteins co-encoded in one Gracilimonas sp. genomic window:
- a CDS encoding ABC transporter permease, which produces MSLHKIWLVLKREYLTRVKSKSFIIATALTPLALVAFIGIVVYISISESEVEKRIGILDNTNVLVERLVDINETRYFDVSDIPEDSLRADVLDGDLDGFIILNDQVISESQSPTLIYGGSGGLSFISAVRSDLREAVREEKLSRENVSDNIREIFETRTGLEAVKLTEEGESEDNTLFASALGFILGLMIFMGIFIYGSLLMRSVIEEKTNRVLEVIASSVKPIELMFGKLFGVLAMALTQFSIWIVFYIGLSIAAAPVAGMIMEAQMSNIPDEAAQAAASSFDPSSLEQMVVDPMIFVNFLIFFFLGFMIYSAVFAAIGAAVETEQDSQQFMLPVGLPIFVGYFLNTKVMEAPDSGLSLFVSLFPLTAPINMITRIAASQVPLWQIIVSILLMILTFLGIMWLAAKIYRVGILMYGKKPSFKELGKWIKQS; this is translated from the coding sequence ATGAGTCTGCACAAAATTTGGTTAGTACTGAAAAGGGAATATCTCACGCGCGTTAAAAGTAAATCGTTCATCATAGCCACTGCCTTAACTCCGCTCGCTTTGGTAGCCTTTATCGGCATTGTGGTGTACATCAGCATTTCAGAATCGGAGGTAGAAAAAAGAATCGGGATACTGGACAATACCAATGTATTGGTAGAGCGACTGGTTGACATTAATGAGACCCGCTATTTTGATGTAAGTGATATCCCCGAAGACAGCCTCCGCGCCGACGTACTCGACGGCGATCTGGATGGGTTTATTATTCTGAATGATCAGGTGATCTCGGAATCTCAAAGTCCCACTCTGATTTATGGAGGTAGCGGCGGTTTAAGTTTTATATCCGCGGTTCGGTCCGATTTACGGGAAGCCGTGCGGGAAGAGAAACTCTCTCGTGAGAATGTGTCGGATAACATCCGGGAAATTTTTGAGACCCGAACCGGACTGGAAGCCGTCAAGCTGACCGAAGAAGGGGAATCCGAAGATAACACCCTGTTTGCCTCTGCTCTGGGCTTCATACTCGGGCTGATGATCTTTATGGGCATTTTCATATACGGATCCCTGCTGATGCGCAGCGTGATTGAGGAAAAAACCAACCGGGTACTGGAAGTAATCGCTTCGTCGGTGAAACCGATTGAGCTGATGTTCGGGAAATTGTTTGGGGTATTGGCTATGGCCCTCACTCAGTTCAGTATCTGGATTGTATTCTATATCGGTCTTTCTATTGCCGCTGCGCCGGTTGCGGGCATGATTATGGAAGCACAGATGAGTAACATCCCGGATGAAGCTGCACAAGCAGCAGCCTCCTCATTCGATCCCTCCTCCCTGGAGCAGATGGTGGTTGACCCAATGATTTTTGTGAACTTCCTGATCTTCTTTTTCCTCGGTTTTATGATATACAGTGCCGTGTTTGCCGCTATCGGTGCTGCGGTAGAAACCGAGCAGGATTCCCAGCAGTTTATGCTGCCGGTCGGACTTCCGATTTTCGTCGGTTACTTCCTGAACACCAAAGTAATGGAAGCGCCCGACTCCGGACTCTCCCTGTTTGTTTCCCTGTTTCCGCTCACCGCCCCCATTAACATGATTACGCGGATTGCCGCATCCCAGGTTCCCTTATGGCAAATCATCGTTTCTATTTTGTTGATGATTCTGACCTTCCTGGGCATCATGTGGCTGGCGGCTAAAATCTACCGTGTGGGTATTTTGATGTATGGCAAAAAACCCTCCTTCAAAGAGCTCGGCAAGTGGATTAAGCAAAGTTAA
- a CDS encoding DUF1428 domain-containing protein, with the protein MTQYIDGFVLPVPRVHLNEYKNVAEKVAEIWKEYGALAYFEYVGEDLKIESTRSFIELVDLKEDEVIVFGWVLFPSKETRDSANKKVPNDPRMAELVAPLTNPERLIFDAERMVYGGFQSLVQSS; encoded by the coding sequence ATGACACAATATATCGATGGATTTGTACTTCCCGTTCCACGAGTTCACCTGAATGAATACAAGAATGTGGCGGAAAAAGTAGCTGAAATTTGGAAGGAATATGGAGCACTCGCTTATTTCGAGTATGTCGGAGAAGATTTAAAGATAGAAAGCACGCGTTCGTTTATAGAACTTGTGGATTTAAAGGAAGACGAAGTAATTGTATTTGGATGGGTTTTATTTCCTTCGAAAGAAACTCGTGATTCAGCAAATAAAAAAGTCCCCAACGACCCAAGGATGGCGGAATTAGTAGCCCCGCTAACCAACCCTGAACGATTGATTTTTGATGCTGAACGAATGGTGTATGGAGGTTTTCAGTCGTTGGTTCAATCGTCATAA
- a CDS encoding cytochrome P450, whose translation MEHSTQALKPPPVADGQALFFNHLFKFKSDTHGFLQEQSTNMGPLFTVKLLSRDIYVLNHPDAIQHVLAGNANNYSRMKPYSIMVELLGRGLITTEGDEWKRRRRIAQPSFHKRKMGELFDEMQQTITQFIEQREFTGGQSTDLDREMSQITIEVLSNTILKNDIEFETEQLKTNFALAWDYLSQKRFRWTKLLNKLPSKTKSKGQRAIADLKKSILELIEKRRTSSGEFNDLMDMLMNATDEETGDNLSNEELLDEVITLFTAGHDTTAVALTWSLYCLAHHPKVEEKVLAEIDRNWKEDGFLFEDLRHFPYLNMFIREVMRLFPPVWTFGRRSLEEDEIMGFKIPADASVTLPSILVHRNPEFWEKPDDFYPEHFTEERVAGRHKYAYFPFGGGQRLCIGQHFALMEIQLVLMFLLRKYTVTLASNKPAELNLLISTKPKNPIWAVFTPRNI comes from the coding sequence ATGGAACATTCTACACAAGCCTTAAAACCCCCTCCCGTTGCCGATGGACAGGCTCTTTTCTTTAATCACCTGTTTAAGTTTAAGTCGGATACGCATGGATTTCTGCAGGAGCAAAGCACGAATATGGGACCTTTGTTTACGGTAAAGCTTCTTTCCAGGGATATTTATGTATTGAATCATCCGGATGCTATTCAGCACGTTCTAGCCGGTAATGCAAATAACTACAGCCGGATGAAGCCCTATTCCATCATGGTTGAGTTACTGGGGCGTGGACTGATTACTACCGAGGGTGATGAATGGAAACGCAGAAGGCGTATTGCTCAACCTTCTTTCCACAAAAGAAAGATGGGTGAGCTCTTTGATGAGATGCAGCAGACGATCACCCAATTTATTGAACAGAGAGAATTTACCGGGGGCCAATCAACCGATCTTGACAGGGAAATGAGCCAAATTACTATTGAAGTGCTGAGTAATACCATCCTTAAGAACGACATTGAGTTTGAAACCGAGCAGCTGAAAACCAACTTTGCGCTTGCATGGGATTACCTGTCCCAGAAACGGTTCCGGTGGACCAAGCTGCTAAATAAACTACCCAGTAAAACAAAATCGAAAGGGCAGCGTGCAATAGCTGATTTAAAGAAATCCATCCTTGAACTCATCGAAAAACGCAGGACTTCATCAGGAGAATTTAACGACCTGATGGATATGCTGATGAACGCTACCGATGAAGAAACCGGAGATAATCTTTCAAACGAAGAGTTACTGGATGAGGTAATCACGCTGTTCACTGCCGGTCATGATACTACAGCCGTGGCTCTTACCTGGAGCCTTTACTGCCTGGCTCATCACCCCAAAGTGGAAGAAAAAGTCCTCGCAGAAATTGACCGGAACTGGAAAGAAGACGGCTTTCTCTTTGAAGATCTGCGTCATTTCCCGTACCTGAACATGTTTATACGAGAAGTGATGCGTTTATTCCCTCCGGTCTGGACCTTTGGTCGCCGTTCGCTGGAAGAGGATGAAATTATGGGTTTCAAGATACCGGCCGATGCCTCTGTTACCCTCCCCTCCATACTCGTGCACCGTAACCCTGAATTCTGGGAAAAGCCCGATGATTTCTATCCTGAGCATTTTACAGAAGAGCGGGTTGCCGGAAGGCATAAATACGCTTACTTCCCTTTTGGGGGTGGACAAAGGCTCTGTATAGGCCAGCATTTTGCACTAATGGAAATACAGCTCGTGCTCATGTTCCTATTGCGAAAATACACAGTAACCCTTGCATCCAACAAACCCGCTGAACTCAATCTGTTGATTTCAACAAAGCCCAAAAATCCGATATGGGCAGTATTCACTCCAAGAAATATTTAG
- a CDS encoding 2-oxo acid dehydrogenase subunit E2, whose product MKNAAHTTLPWPAFRDDVKDFLDLAKDRNYAYGFSEADITRIHAQLQQRKVSGEEPHSLSAYLIWCLGKAVSAHPQVQAVKHKKKLVVFEDVDVALMIEKKLPDGKTFPFPYIFKAVQTKSFEEINTELREAKALSFESIRKRKKSVIPRFLPKFLRLFILKKLLSNPFRAKEVKGTIALTSLGNVLSKRKFWPVPTGPYPIIVATGGVYDSKGVHSSGVKKMLCFSFSLDHDILDGAPVARFGNTFIELLESASGIGEKV is encoded by the coding sequence ATGAAGAACGCTGCACATACCACCCTTCCCTGGCCTGCATTCAGAGATGATGTTAAAGATTTCCTGGACTTGGCTAAAGACCGCAACTATGCCTATGGTTTTTCAGAAGCAGACATCACCCGCATTCATGCTCAACTTCAGCAGAGAAAAGTATCCGGAGAAGAACCACACTCCCTGAGTGCTTACCTGATTTGGTGTTTGGGCAAAGCGGTAAGTGCACACCCTCAGGTTCAGGCCGTTAAGCATAAAAAGAAACTGGTGGTGTTTGAGGATGTAGATGTGGCCTTGATGATCGAGAAGAAACTCCCCGATGGTAAAACTTTTCCCTTCCCCTACATCTTTAAAGCAGTTCAGACCAAATCTTTTGAAGAAATTAATACCGAGCTTCGTGAGGCAAAAGCACTGAGTTTTGAGTCCATCCGGAAAAGGAAAAAATCAGTTATTCCCCGATTTCTTCCCAAGTTCCTCAGGTTATTTATCCTGAAGAAATTGCTCAGCAACCCGTTTCGGGCAAAAGAAGTAAAAGGAACCATCGCGTTGACAAGTCTTGGCAACGTTCTGAGTAAGCGCAAATTTTGGCCGGTCCCAACCGGACCATACCCAATAATTGTAGCCACAGGTGGCGTTTACGATTCCAAAGGCGTGCATTCATCCGGAGTAAAGAAGATGTTATGTTTTTCCTTTTCTCTTGATCATGATATTCTAGATGGGGCTCCGGTAGCCCGTTTTGGGAATACCTTTATTGAACTTTTGGAAAGTGCCTCCGGAATAGGGGAAAAAGTATAG
- a CDS encoding GH3 auxin-responsive promoter family protein has translation MDKVEIKYGFWPYVVYPGTMIISLGMFFVLMANGFELLASTYIPLTFGALSIIFFELYTPHQKEWIFDKHDVINDSLFMLTVQTILPKILSFLVAIFILRMLDYYELQITGLWPHHWSMAFQVILMVFIADFFRYWLHKFSHEIPFLWKFHAVHHSPKKLYWLNVGRFHPVEKALQFLGDAMPFIIVGVSEEVLALYFVFYAVNGFFQHCNIELEMGPLNYVISGPQLHRWHHSRKIEESNTNYGNNIIIWDILFGTYFFPKHRLVDELGLLNKEYPLDYLSQLKTPFSGEIDKKALPLQGISGMILNTLLKFKMKWIEITLYNPLKELARSPEKVQKETLSSILLENMNTLYGKEYNFDKITGYESYREKVPVSEYEDIRGLIEKQDLEKTTSLTAESPLFYNQTSGTTGQPKYLPVLKRTLASLRKTQQIFSLVQYTACPEAFYGKIIGLVSPAIEGYMPSGNPFGSASGHIYNTMPWLARKKYVIPKEVFQIKDYEIKYYIVCRLMIEEKDVTYLGSANPSSFHKLLDVINQNFSHIYSDIASGTCKYLGDLDPRIIAAVNRRLKPNSKRAEELAHLFSTGDQISYKEIWPYLKLLITWTGGSCGISLKSVLPKFRNDIRVIDLGYLSSELRATVTINPATNEGVPTIGENFFEFVHRDDWENDRPDFKMIGSLEQGEQYYIFVTTPTGLYRYNMNDIIEISGKFENTPTFRFIQKGKGVTNITGEKLYVSQVINAVKKAEQELNLDFRFYQMLADEKSSLYELYIEPGERIIPSISELSRVIDTALQEQNIEYKTKRESDRLQELKLHILVHGCYETYKDFYLKQGQREGQFKPQILQYKSNFDFKIQEFVAE, from the coding sequence ATGGATAAAGTGGAAATCAAATACGGCTTTTGGCCTTATGTAGTTTACCCCGGCACAATGATCATCAGTCTGGGGATGTTTTTTGTACTAATGGCCAATGGCTTTGAGTTGCTTGCCAGTACCTATATTCCACTTACCTTTGGGGCCTTATCCATTATCTTTTTTGAGCTATACACTCCCCATCAAAAAGAATGGATTTTTGATAAGCATGATGTCATTAACGACTCACTGTTCATGCTCACCGTCCAAACTATCCTGCCTAAAATCCTCAGCTTCCTCGTTGCCATTTTCATATTACGGATGCTGGACTATTATGAACTCCAAATTACCGGACTGTGGCCCCATCACTGGTCTATGGCATTCCAGGTGATTTTAATGGTGTTTATTGCCGATTTCTTCCGTTACTGGCTGCATAAGTTTTCCCATGAGATTCCATTTCTCTGGAAGTTTCACGCCGTTCACCATTCACCCAAAAAACTATACTGGCTAAATGTGGGGCGATTCCATCCTGTTGAAAAAGCACTGCAGTTTCTGGGCGATGCCATGCCGTTCATTATTGTAGGAGTTTCGGAAGAGGTGCTGGCGCTTTACTTTGTTTTTTATGCGGTTAATGGCTTTTTCCAACATTGCAATATCGAACTGGAAATGGGGCCGCTTAACTATGTAATCAGCGGCCCGCAACTACATCGTTGGCATCATTCCCGAAAGATTGAAGAATCCAACACCAACTACGGAAACAACATTATTATATGGGATATTCTTTTTGGCACCTACTTTTTCCCAAAACACCGGCTTGTAGATGAACTTGGCCTGCTCAACAAAGAGTATCCATTAGATTACCTGTCCCAATTAAAAACTCCCTTCTCCGGTGAAATAGACAAAAAAGCCCTCCCCCTCCAAGGTATTTCCGGAATGATTTTGAATACGCTTCTGAAATTTAAAATGAAGTGGATCGAGATTACCCTTTATAACCCTTTGAAAGAACTTGCCCGATCACCTGAGAAAGTTCAGAAAGAAACATTGTCCTCTATTCTTTTGGAGAATATGAATACTCTTTATGGGAAAGAGTATAATTTTGATAAAATCACCGGTTACGAAAGTTATCGAGAGAAAGTACCGGTTAGTGAATATGAAGACATCCGGGGCTTAATCGAAAAGCAGGATCTTGAGAAAACAACTTCTTTAACTGCAGAATCTCCCCTTTTTTATAACCAAACGAGTGGAACAACTGGTCAACCTAAATACCTGCCTGTTTTAAAGAGAACACTGGCATCGTTAAGGAAGACTCAACAGATATTTTCCCTGGTTCAATACACAGCTTGTCCGGAAGCGTTTTACGGGAAGATCATAGGTTTGGTGAGTCCGGCTATAGAAGGTTATATGCCTTCCGGTAATCCTTTTGGAAGTGCCTCCGGTCATATTTATAACACCATGCCCTGGCTTGCCCGTAAGAAATACGTTATTCCTAAAGAGGTATTTCAGATTAAAGACTATGAGATAAAATATTACATAGTGTGCCGGCTGATGATTGAGGAAAAAGATGTGACGTACCTGGGTAGTGCCAACCCTTCAAGTTTTCACAAACTTCTGGATGTTATCAATCAAAATTTTAGCCACATTTATAGCGACATCGCTTCAGGAACGTGCAAATACCTCGGAGATTTAGATCCTCGAATTATCGCTGCGGTAAACAGGAGACTAAAACCGAATTCAAAAAGAGCTGAAGAATTGGCTCACTTGTTTAGCACCGGCGATCAAATTAGCTACAAAGAAATCTGGCCTTATCTGAAACTCCTGATTACCTGGACCGGGGGAAGCTGTGGAATCTCTCTGAAAAGTGTACTCCCCAAATTCCGAAATGATATCCGTGTTATTGATCTTGGATATTTATCCAGCGAACTAAGAGCAACGGTTACGATAAACCCGGCTACGAATGAAGGCGTACCTACGATCGGAGAAAACTTTTTTGAGTTTGTACACAGAGATGACTGGGAGAATGACCGCCCTGACTTTAAAATGATAGGAAGTTTAGAACAAGGAGAGCAATACTATATTTTTGTAACCACTCCCACCGGTTTATACCGGTACAATATGAACGATATCATTGAAATCTCAGGTAAGTTTGAGAATACTCCCACTTTTCGCTTTATACAAAAAGGGAAAGGAGTTACAAATATAACGGGGGAGAAATTATATGTAAGCCAGGTTATTAATGCCGTAAAAAAAGCAGAACAAGAACTGAACCTTGATTTTCGTTTTTACCAAATGTTAGCTGATGAGAAATCGTCTTTATATGAATTATATATTGAACCCGGCGAGAGAATAATTCCTTCTATCTCAGAACTCAGCCGGGTTATTGATACCGCACTGCAAGAACAGAATATAGAATACAAAACAAAAAGGGAGAGCGATCGGCTGCAGGAGTTGAAACTACATATTCTTGTGCATGGCTGTTATGAAACCTACAAAGATTTTTATTTGAAGCAAGGACAAAGAGAGGGGCAATTTAAACCTCAAATTTTACAGTACAAGAGTAACTTTGATTTTAAAATTCAGGAGTTCGTTGCTGAATGA
- a CDS encoding enolase C-terminal domain-like protein, translated as MNIDKLIIKPLEIPFNSSFEHSSAKRKKTQAVLVAARTEKGNTGLGEGCPRVYVTGETVFTCIDFFNKHAPEIKRHIHSISDLKHWVFQNKTLIDKNPSAWCAIELSILDALSKDQKTSVEATVEVPELQPAFQYSAVIGMSNEAVARKRIEKFNALGFKDFKVKISGNLTKDNSILQTVKEIIPTATIRLDANNLWNIPEQAVKYLNGLTVTPSAIEEPLEAEDFEGHRKFIEQSGIPVILDESIYLEEHLESILSFSENFIINLRVSKMGSILRSLKMAEMAASADIPLVIGSQVGETSILTRAALTISSTYSDRVRAMEGAYGTLLLDRDVTDKSLMFGKNGVINTLESLDYKKFGFGLVYRKEFTDI; from the coding sequence ATGAACATAGATAAGCTCATAATCAAACCCCTTGAGATCCCTTTCAATTCAAGCTTTGAACATAGTTCGGCCAAACGTAAAAAAACGCAGGCTGTTTTAGTCGCTGCCAGGACTGAAAAAGGAAACACGGGGCTTGGGGAAGGTTGCCCCCGGGTATATGTAACAGGGGAAACAGTATTTACATGCATCGATTTCTTTAATAAACATGCTCCTGAAATTAAACGCCATATCCATTCTATATCTGACCTGAAACATTGGGTTTTCCAAAATAAAACCCTCATCGATAAAAACCCTTCGGCGTGGTGTGCCATTGAACTTTCCATCCTTGATGCGTTATCAAAAGACCAGAAAACATCGGTAGAAGCCACGGTTGAAGTACCTGAATTACAACCTGCTTTTCAGTACAGTGCTGTGATTGGGATGAGCAATGAAGCGGTAGCAAGGAAAAGGATTGAAAAGTTTAATGCACTTGGCTTTAAAGATTTTAAAGTAAAGATATCCGGAAATCTGACTAAGGATAATTCCATACTACAAACTGTCAAAGAAATTATCCCAACGGCAACCATCCGATTAGATGCCAATAACCTGTGGAATATCCCGGAACAAGCAGTGAAGTACCTTAACGGACTTACCGTGACTCCCTCAGCTATAGAAGAGCCTCTTGAAGCAGAGGACTTTGAAGGTCACAGAAAGTTTATTGAACAATCCGGAATTCCCGTAATCCTGGATGAATCTATTTACCTGGAAGAGCATTTAGAATCCATTCTGAGTTTTTCAGAAAACTTCATCATTAACCTGAGGGTATCAAAAATGGGAAGTATTCTAAGATCTTTGAAAATGGCTGAAATGGCTGCCAGTGCCGATATCCCTTTAGTCATTGGCTCACAAGTTGGTGAGACCAGTATCTTAACCCGAGCCGCCCTAACCATTTCAAGTACATACTCTGACCGGGTCAGAGCTATGGAAGGAGCTTATGGGACTTTACTTTTAGACAGAGATGTAACGGACAAGTCCCTCATGTTTGGCAAAAATGGAGTAATAAATACCCTTGAGAGCCTTGATTATAAAAAGTTTGGTTTCGGCCTTGTTTATAGAAAAGAGTTCACGGATATATAA
- the hisN gene encoding histidinol-phosphatase, translated as MIQDLLQAATEIAKIGGHHTLKYFKKNVEVISKDDDSPVTIADRETEQIMREEILKRFPDHGIIGEEYGKTNEDSNIKWVLDPIDGTKSFIHGIPFYTTLIGVLVDDEPQVGIIYAPALEELCAAAIGEGATLNGEPCQVRKTDRLEDATLLVTEIFRFKEMGQQEIFEELMTKTKLHRTWGDAYGHMMVATGRADLMYDPELNIWDAAALLPVMQEAGGIFSDIEGNETIFSGNGFSTNKALFPEVMKIFEAHTN; from the coding sequence ATGATACAAGATTTATTACAAGCAGCAACCGAAATTGCTAAAATTGGCGGACATCATACCTTAAAATATTTTAAAAAGAATGTGGAAGTCATTAGCAAAGATGATGACTCTCCCGTTACCATAGCTGATCGTGAAACAGAACAGATAATGCGGGAGGAAATCCTGAAACGATTTCCTGACCATGGCATCATTGGTGAAGAATACGGCAAAACCAACGAAGATAGTAACATTAAGTGGGTACTGGATCCAATAGATGGAACAAAGTCCTTTATTCATGGCATTCCATTTTACACTACACTGATTGGGGTTTTAGTGGATGATGAACCACAGGTGGGCATCATTTACGCTCCGGCTTTGGAGGAACTTTGTGCCGCAGCTATTGGAGAGGGAGCCACTCTGAATGGAGAACCTTGTCAGGTACGCAAAACCGACAGACTGGAAGATGCGACCTTGTTGGTAACCGAAATTTTCAGGTTTAAGGAAATGGGGCAGCAGGAAATTTTTGAGGAACTCATGACCAAAACCAAACTACACAGAACATGGGGAGATGCTTACGGCCACATGATGGTGGCTACCGGCCGGGCCGACCTGATGTACGACCCTGAACTTAATATTTGGGATGCCGCTGCGTTACTTCCGGTGATGCAAGAGGCCGGTGGCATTTTTAGTGATATTGAAGGCAATGAAACCATATTTTCAGGAAACGGATTCTCCACCAACAAGGCCCTCTTCCCTGAAGTAATGAAAATATTTGAAGCACACACCAACTAA
- a CDS encoding YceI family protein: MRKVLQTILIPALCLLPALSFAQNGKVRLSNESKLSINGKSNVNDFRCESEHELQQDSLDFDYHFSADTITVDGVSLFLEISEFDCGKKAINRDFRSTLKYKEHPFIQITLNELILENEENPIPKTAHVTITIAGVERNYEVPLNAFSSTEEGALVGGNKTLYMTDFGLTPPSPLFGLVQVSDELDIVFDLVVRFEP, from the coding sequence ATGAGAAAGGTTCTTCAAACAATTTTGATTCCGGCTTTGTGTTTGCTTCCCGCCTTGTCGTTTGCACAAAACGGTAAAGTACGGCTCAGCAATGAGAGTAAGTTAAGCATTAATGGAAAATCAAATGTGAATGATTTCAGATGTGAATCGGAGCACGAACTGCAGCAGGATTCCCTGGATTTTGATTATCACTTTTCAGCAGACACCATTACTGTGGATGGGGTTTCCCTGTTTCTGGAAATCAGCGAGTTTGATTGCGGGAAAAAAGCCATTAACCGAGATTTTCGAAGTACTTTAAAGTACAAGGAACATCCCTTCATACAAATTACGCTGAATGAATTGATTCTTGAGAATGAAGAGAATCCGATTCCAAAAACAGCCCATGTAACCATAACCATTGCCGGGGTTGAACGAAATTACGAAGTGCCCCTAAATGCTTTCTCCAGTACCGAAGAAGGAGCGTTGGTTGGAGGGAATAAAACGCTTTACATGACCGATTTCGGCCTCACCCCTCCCTCTCCTCTCTTTGGACTCGTTCAGGTAAGCGATGAACTGGATATTGTGTTTGATTTGGTAGTTCGGTTTGAGCCCTGA
- a CDS encoding YceI family protein — MLKTTFSFIVTLLLSTALFAQTYQIVPDESEIIVWGTSNVHDWEAPAEEFSGSATIEVSGDSLVSISGLQFDVVAEEINSGKGGMDKRIDDALKVKKHPNITFSLTEIERVGPASLTAKGELTIAGVTKNVQMEVEYQLQADGSILFNGKQNIDMTEFNVDPPTAMFGTIKAGEKVDVEFNAKFAQQ, encoded by the coding sequence ATGTTAAAGACTACATTTTCATTCATAGTAACACTGCTGCTAAGTACAGCACTTTTCGCACAAACCTACCAGATAGTACCGGACGAAAGCGAAATCATCGTTTGGGGAACTTCAAATGTACACGATTGGGAAGCTCCTGCTGAAGAGTTCTCCGGTTCGGCTACCATAGAAGTATCCGGTGATTCCCTGGTCTCAATTTCAGGCCTGCAATTCGATGTTGTAGCCGAAGAAATAAACAGTGGAAAAGGCGGTATGGATAAACGAATTGATGATGCACTGAAAGTGAAGAAGCATCCGAATATCACGTTTTCATTAACTGAAATTGAACGTGTAGGCCCGGCTTCACTGACCGCGAAGGGTGAACTCACTATCGCGGGCGTAACCAAAAACGTACAGATGGAAGTTGAATATCAACTCCAGGCAGACGGCAGCATCCTATTTAACGGGAAACAGAATATTGACATGACTGAATTTAATGTTGATCCGCCCACTGCCATGTTCGGCACTATAAAAGCCGGAGAAAAGGTAGATGTGGAATTCAATGCAAAATTCGCTCAACAATAA